A window from Macadamia integrifolia cultivar HAES 741 unplaced genomic scaffold, SCU_Mint_v3 scaffold1006, whole genome shotgun sequence encodes these proteins:
- the LOC122062376 gene encoding uncharacterized protein LOC122062376: MKVALCSVSSALLLEPLLDVYSASLNHKIKAEIEFWVCVNRTCRRQGSRETLEILSGLAPADVSINSCGCLGRCGSGPNLVVLPDSIMVRLCGTPSRAAEVMLSFCGGSNDSLDAKKNLETLALRKRGEEALEKGDFAEAELLFSQVVKILVLVACIGHYVQL, from the coding sequence atgaaggtAGCGTTGTGCTCAGTTTCATCGGCATTACTGTTGGAGCCTCTACTCGATGTTTACAGTGCTTCTTTGAATCATAAAATCAAGGCAGAGATCgaattttgggtttgtgtaAACAGGACATGCCGGAGACAAGGCTCCAGAGAAACCCTTGAAATCCTATCAGGCCTTGCCCCTGCTGATGTCTCCATCAACTCTTGCGGTTGTTTGGGCCGATGTGGCTCAGGTCCCAACCTCGTTGTCTTGCCCGACAGCATCATGGTCCGTCTTTGTGGGACTCCTTCACGAGCTGCTGAAGTAATGCTGAGCTTTTGTGGTGGCAGCAATGATTCTTTGGATGCTAAGAAGAATCTTGAGACGCTTGCGTTGAGGAAGAGGGGAGAGGAGGCATTGGAGAAGGGTGATTTTGCAGAGGCTGAGCTTTTATTCTCTCAGGTAGtcaaaattttagttttagtaGCTTGTATTGGGCATTATGTGCAGTTGTGA
- the LOC122062377 gene encoding uncharacterized protein LOC122062377, whose protein sequence is MVGERASGNSGENGAMVVEDDDGGARESLDCGPEGPPQDERHKGAEPIQVGSKRRVVIPQRDYESKRQNFRFALIRMVNFRLISLDALRGEAREKWNLSQGVLMHPLEKGYVIFQFQCEGNKTTVWRRPPHRVGDQVIRFQYWKPEFNIQEKQSFTKLVWIRFPDLPLEYWHENVLLSIAKAVGCPVALDRQTRQGLLGYFARVLVEIDISGLAMRVEKVQVERFEPSTSQVYGFCQKVVYEDNVERCGHCKRVGHLISKCRLKKLDDEKQCAAEKLAEVPRAVYAVEDGVDSTRANSVDRLSPILEGN, encoded by the exons ATGGTAGGAGAGAGAGCGTCTGGCAATTCAGGAGAGAATGGAGCTATGGTTGTGGAGGATGATGATGGAGGTGCTCGAGAATCTCTAGATTGTGGTCCAGAAGGTCCTCCACAGGATGAAAGGCACAAGGGTGCAG AGCCGATTCAAGTAGGGAGTAAACGACGAGTAGTGATCCCTCAGAGAGACTATGAATCGAAGAGACAAAACTTCCGTTTTGCCTTAATCAGAATGGTTAACTTCCGGTTGATTTCTTTGGATGCCTTGAGAGGGGAGGCTCGGGAAAAATGGAACCTAAGTCAAGGGGTGCTAATGCATCCGTTGGAAAAAGGATATGTTATCTTTCAATTTCAATGTGAGGGCAACAAGACAACAGTGTGGCGAAGACCACCCCATAGGGTTGGTGATCAAGTTATTCGATTTCAATATTGGAAGCCTGAATTCAATATTCAAGAGAAGCAATCCTTTACAAAACTTGTATGGATACGTTTTCCAGATCTTCCGCTTGAATATTGGCACGAAAATGTACTATTGTCTATTGCAAAGGCGGTAGGGTGCCCTGTTGCCTTAGATAGACAGACAAGACAAGGCCTTCTCGGCTATTTTGCGAGGGTGCTAGTGGAGATTGACATCTCTGGCTTGGCAATGAGGGTGGAGAAAGTTCAGGTCGAAAGATTTGAACCAAGCACCTCTCAGGTGTACGGTTTTTGTCAAAAGGTTGTATATGAGGATAATGTGGAACGCTGTGGCCACTGCAAGCGAGTAGGCCACTTGATTTCCAAATGTAGGCTAAAGAAATTGGATGACGAAAAGCAGTGTGCAGCTGAGAAATTAGCCGAGGTCCCAAGGGCGGTATATGCTGTAGAGGATGGAGTTGACTCAACTAGGGCCAACTCGGTGGATCGGCTTTCTCCTATTTTGGAAGGAAATTGA